Below is a window of Candidatus Cloacimonadota bacterium DNA.
TCAATACGGATTTCATCCGTAATGATTCCGTATTGATACCGTATTGATATTGGGAGCGACCCGGGGCATCTGGGTGGTGTTTGACAGATATGGCTGGAATTGCAATTTATTCCAACCGTCTGCCCGCTCAAGTGCCGGCTACTCCGCCAGCAGTTGCTGAACCGCCAGCAGAACAGGCAGGGAGCCGTTTTGAACGGCGGCTCGGAGGCGGGGTAGTTCTTCTGTTACGCGGGGGTTGGAGTAAAAACGGTTGAGCACGGCCTCGGTGAGCAGGGCCTCGAACCACTGGAGCACCTGGTTTTGGCGCCGGTCTTCAAACACGCCGCTGGTTTTGCCCTGGTCCACAAAGCGTTCGATCTCGCGCCAGATCTCCGGCAGGCCGGCCTTTTCTTTGGCGGAGCAGGTGAGGGCCTTGGTGGTCCAGCCCGGGGTGGCGTGGCGTAGGTAGTGGAGGGCGTTGTTGAGTTCGCGGCCGGCCAGTTCAGCGGCCTGGACGTTGCCACCATCGGCTTTATTCACCACCACGAGGTCAGCGAGTTCCATGATGCCTTTTTTGATGCCCTGGAGTTCGTCGCCGGCGCCGGCGATCTGCATCAGGAGGAAGAAATCGACCATGGAGCGCACCGTTATCTCAGACTGGCCCACGCCCACGGTTTCGATGAGGATGATGTCGTAGCCGGCGGCTTCGCAGGCGATGGTGGTTTCGCGGGTTTTACGGGTTACGCCGCCCAAGGCGCCGCCGCTGGGGGAAGGGCGGATAAAACTGCTTTGGTGGCGGGCCAGTTCCTCCATGCGGGTCTTGTCGCCCAAAATGCTGCCCCGGGAGAGGGAACTGCTGGGATCCACGGCCAGCACGGCCACTTTATGGCCCCTGTCGATCAGCCAGAGGCCAAAACTTTCGATGAAGGTGCTCTTCCCCGCTCCGGGAACGCCGGTGACGCCCACGCGGATGGAGTCTCCCGAGGCGGGCAGGAGCCGGCGGACCAGTTCCTGTCCCGCCTCGAAATGACGGGGGGAATTGCTTTCGATGAGGGTGATCGCTTTGGCCAGCAAGGTCCGGTCGCCTTTCAGAACTCCGGCGGTGATGGCTTCAACGGATGGCAGGCCGCGGGAAGACTTTTTGGGCTCGGCAGCAGAAACTTTGCTGCCCGCGCTTTTGGCTTCCATCACCCGGGCGGCGAATTCACTTCCTGCGCCTGCGGGTGTCCATTCCGGCTGGCGATGCTTGGTCACACTCAGCCCCGCAGCAGTTTTTCCA
It encodes the following:
- the meaB gene encoding methylmalonyl Co-A mutase-associated GTPase MeaB encodes the protein MTKHRQPEWTPAGAGSEFAARVMEAKSAGSKVSAAEPKKSSRGLPSVEAITAGVLKGDRTLLAKAITLIESNSPRHFEAGQELVRRLLPASGDSIRVGVTGVPGAGKSTFIESFGLWLIDRGHKVAVLAVDPSSSLSRGSILGDKTRMEELARHQSSFIRPSPSGGALGGVTRKTRETTIACEAAGYDIILIETVGVGQSEITVRSMVDFFLLMQIAGAGDELQGIKKGIMELADLVVVNKADGGNVQAAELAGRELNNALHYLRHATPGWTTKALTCSAKEKAGLPEIWREIERFVDQGKTSGVFEDRRQNQVLQWFEALLTEAVLNRFYSNPRVTEELPRLRAAVQNGSLPVLLAVQQLLAE